Proteins encoded within one genomic window of Variovorax sp. OAS795:
- the efp gene encoding elongation factor P: MKIAQEIRAGNVIMHGKDPMVVLKTEYSRGGRNSATVRMKLKSLIANFNTEVVFKADDKIDQIVLDKKECTYSYFADPMYVCMDTEYNQYEVEAENMGDALNYLEDGMAVEVVFYDGKAISVELPTSVEREITWTEPAVKGDTSGKVMKPAKIATGFEVPVPLFVAQGDKIEIDTRTGEYRKRV; the protein is encoded by the coding sequence ATGAAAATCGCTCAAGAAATCCGCGCCGGCAACGTCATCATGCACGGCAAGGACCCGATGGTCGTCCTGAAGACCGAATACAGCCGCGGCGGCCGCAATTCCGCCACCGTGCGCATGAAGCTCAAGAGCCTGATCGCCAACTTCAACACCGAAGTGGTCTTCAAGGCCGACGACAAGATCGACCAGATCGTGCTCGACAAGAAGGAGTGCACCTACTCCTACTTCGCCGACCCGATGTACGTCTGCATGGACACCGAGTACAACCAGTACGAAGTCGAAGCCGAGAACATGGGCGACGCCCTCAACTACCTCGAAGACGGCATGGCGGTCGAAGTGGTGTTCTACGACGGCAAGGCCATTTCGGTCGAACTGCCCACCAGCGTCGAGCGCGAAATCACCTGGACCGAGCCGGCCGTCAAGGGCGACACCTCGGGCAAGGTCATGAAGCCCGCCAAGATCGCCACCGGCTTCGAAGTGCCGGTGCCGCTCTTCGTTGCGCAAGGCGACAAGATCGAGATCGACACCCGCACCGGCGAATACCGCAAGCGCGTCTGA
- a CDS encoding crotonase/enoyl-CoA hydratase family protein yields MNTSASVRTETDGPVSTIVMSRQRQRNAVDRPMADALRAAFERFEADDSQRVAVLWGEHGTFCAGADLGAVGDPARRNELDPEGGGSAPMGPTRMALSKPLIAAISGHAVAGGLELALLADLRVAEEDAVLGVFCRRWGVPLIDGGTVRLPRLVGMGRALDLILTGRAVDAREAGAMGLVDRVVPRGQSRQAAEALAHEIASFPQQCMLADRHSAYAQWDLPLAEALRQEGRLGVPIVAAEGAAGARRFVQGAGRHGTF; encoded by the coding sequence ATGAACACCTCCGCCAGCGTCCGAACCGAGACCGATGGGCCGGTCAGCACCATCGTCATGAGCCGCCAGAGGCAGCGCAACGCCGTCGACCGTCCCATGGCCGATGCGCTGCGCGCCGCCTTCGAACGCTTCGAGGCCGACGACAGTCAGCGTGTCGCCGTGCTGTGGGGCGAACACGGCACTTTCTGCGCGGGCGCCGACCTGGGCGCGGTCGGCGATCCGGCCCGGCGCAATGAACTCGATCCCGAAGGCGGCGGCTCCGCTCCGATGGGCCCCACCCGCATGGCGCTTTCAAAACCGCTGATCGCCGCCATCAGCGGCCATGCGGTGGCCGGCGGGCTGGAACTCGCGCTCTTGGCCGACCTGCGCGTGGCCGAGGAAGACGCCGTGCTCGGGGTGTTCTGCCGGCGCTGGGGCGTGCCGCTGATCGATGGCGGAACGGTTCGGCTGCCGCGCCTCGTCGGCATGGGCCGCGCACTCGACCTCATCCTGACCGGCAGGGCCGTGGACGCCAGGGAGGCGGGCGCGATGGGCCTCGTCGACCGCGTGGTGCCCCGCGGCCAGTCGCGCCAGGCGGCGGAAGCGCTGGCGCACGAGATCGCGTCCTTTCCCCAGCAATGCATGCTGGCGGACCGCCATTCCGCCTATGCACAATGGGACTTGCCGCTGGCCGAGGCACTGCGGCAGGAAGGCCGCCTGGGCGTGCCGATCGTCGCGGCCGAGGGCGCGGCCGGCGCCCGGCGCTTCGTTCAGGGCGCGGGCCGGCACGGCACTTTCTGA